The following nucleotide sequence is from Azoarcus sp. CIB.
GCTCGGGTTTCGAACACGTCGAGATGCAGTTCCTGTCCGACGTGTATTTGCGCTGCCCGGACTGCGACGGCAAGCGCTACCGGCCCGAAGTGCTGGAGCTGCAGTGGCGCGACAAATCGGTATCGGACGTGCTCGAGATGACGGTATCGGAGGCGCTGGCCTTCTTCGCCGACCAGCCTGCCGTGCAGGCCGCGCTCGCGCCGCTCGCCGACGTCGGCCTCGAATACCTGAAGCTCGGCCAGCCGGTGCCGACTTTGTCCGGCGGCGAAGCGCAGCGCCTGAAGCTCGCCGGCCACCTCGCCGAAGCGGCCAAACTCGCCGGGAAGAAGTCCAAATCCAAGGCCAATCCCGGTCGCCTGCTGTTCCTGTTCGACGAACCGACGACCGGCCTGCATTTCGAGGACGTCGCGACGCTGCTGCGCGCCTTCGAGAAGCTGCTCGACGCCGGCCACGCGCTCGTCGTCATCGAGCACAACCTCGACGTGCTGCTCGCCGCCGACTGGATCCTCGACCTCGGCCCCGAAGGCGGCGAGGCGGGTGGCGATCTGGTCGTCGCCGGCACGCCGCAAACCGTGATGGCCTGCGCCGCGTCGCACACGGGAAAAGCGCTTGCCGCCTACGCGGAGTCGCTCGGCAAGCCGGTGACGGCGGTCGCCGAACCCGTCGCGCGCTACCGCCCGGTCGCCGCACCGGTGATCGAGATCCGCCACGCGCGCGAACACAACCTGAAGAACGTCAGCCTGACGATCCCGCGCGACCGCTTCACGGTGATCACCGGCCTGTCCGGCTCGGGCAAATCGACCCTAGCCTTCGACATCGTCTTCGGTGAAGGCCAGCGCCGCTACCTCGAATCGCTGAACGCCTACGCGCGCCAGTTCGTGCAGCCGGCCGCGCGCCCCGACGTCGATGCGCTGTTCGGCATCCCGCCGACCGTCGCGATCGAGCAGCGCGTGAGCCGTGGCGGCCGCAAGAGCACGGTCGGTACGCTGACCGAGATCCAGCCCTTCCTGCGCCTGCTGTACGTCAAGCTCGGCACGCAGTACTGCCCGAAGTGCGACGTGCCGGTGTCGCCGCAGAGCTTCGACGCGATCGCGGCGCAGATCCTGCGCGACTATCGCGGCGCGTCGGTGGAACTGCTCGCGCCGCTGGTCACGAACCGCAAGGGCCTGTACACCGCGCTGGCGAAATGGGCCAAAGGCAAGGGCTATGCGCAGCTGCGCGTCGACGGCGACTACCTGCCGACCGCGAAATGGCCGCGGCTGGACCGCTATGTCGAGCATACGATCGAGCTGCCGGTCGGCATGGCGGTGGTCGGGCCCGAGCATGAGGCGGCGTTGCGCACGCAGTTGACCGAAGCGTTGGAGCACGGCAAGGGCGTCGTCAAGGTGCTCGAGCTCGGCAAGGTCGGCGCGACGCCGCACACCTTCTCGACGCTGCGCGCCTGTCCGTGCTGCGGCGACAGCTTCCCGGAACCCGATCCGCGCCTGTTCTCGTACAACGCCAAGCACGGCTGGTGTCCGAGCTGCTATGGCACGGGTCAGCGCACGATCGGCCGCGTCGAGGATGCGAACGAACTCGATCTCGCCGACACCGAACAGGTCACCGACGAAGTCTGCCCGTCCTGCGACGGTGCGCGCCTGAATCCGGTCGCGCGCGCGGTGCGATTCAGGGACCTGGGCATCCACGAGTTGTCCGCGCAACCGGTCGCGAAAGTGTCGGGGTTCTTCGACAGCCTGAAGCTGGAAGGCCGCGAGACCGACATCGGGCGCGACCTCGTCAGCGAGATCCGCGGCCGCCTCGACTTCCTGCAGCAGGTCGGCCTCGCCTACCTCGCGCTCGACCGCGGCGCGCCGACGCTCTCCGGCGGGGAGGCGCAGCGCATCCGCCTCGCCGCCCAGCTCGGCTCCAACCTGCGCGGCGTGTGCTACATCCTTGACGAGCCGACCATCGGCCTGCACCCGCGCGACAACCGCATGCTGCTCGATACGCTCGAAGCCCTGCGCGACCGCGGCAACACGCTGCTCGTCGTCGAGCACGACGAGGACACCATCCGCCGCGCCGACCACGTCATCGATCTCGGCCCAGGCGCCGGCGTGCGCGGCGGCGAGGTCGTCGCCGAAGGCACGCTGGCCGACCTGATGGCCGCGCCTGCCTCCGCGACCGGCGCGTGCTTCCGCGCGCCGCTGCAGCACCCGATGCGCCCGCCGCTGGCGATTGGCGACGACCACCCCTTCCTCGCCGTGCGCGACGCGACGCTGCACAACCTGCAGGCGGTGGATGCGCGCGTGCCGCTCGGCCGGCTCACGGTCGTCACTGGCGTGTCCGGCTCGGGTAAATCGACGCTCGCGCGCGACGTGATCCATGCCAGCCTGCACGCGCTGCTCGGCGACCCGGATGCGCAGCGCGCCCGCCGTCGTGGCGAAGCGCAGACCAGCGCCGCCGAGGTCGTTGGCTGCGAGCGCATCGAAGGCTGGCAGGCCGTCGGCCGCGTGCTCGAGGTCGACCAGACCCCGATCGGCAAGACGCCGCGTTCCTGCCCCGCGACCTACGTCGGCTTCTGGGATGCGATCCGCAAGCTCTTCGCGGAGACTTTCGAGGCCAAGACGCGCGGCTGGAACGCGTCGCGCTTCTCCTTCAACACCGGCGCCGGCCGCTGCCCGGTGTGCGAGGGCCAGGGCCAGACCACCGTCGAGATGAGCTTCCTGCCCGACGTGAAGCTGCCCTGCGACGCCTGTGGCGGCGCGCGTTTCAACCCCGAGACGCTCTCCGTGCGGTGGCGCGACAAGAGCGTCGCCGAAGTGCTCGCGATGCCGGTCGACGAGGCCGTCGACTTCTTCGCCGCGCATCCGGCGATCGCGCATCCGCTGGCGCTGCTGCAGGACGTCGGACTGGGGTATCTCACGCTCGGCCAGCCCAGCCCGACGTTGTCGGGCGGCGAGGCGCAGCGCATCAAGCTCGTTACCGAACTCGCGAAGGTGCGCGGGCGGGCCGGCGAGTCGGCCGCGACGGGCGGCCGCCCGCTGCCCGCCGAAAAGCACACCCTGTACGTGCTCGACGAACCGACCGTGGGACTCCACATGGCCGACGTCGACAAGCTGATCCGCGTGCTGCACCGTCTCGCCGACGCCGGCCACACCGTGCTCGCGATCGAGCACGACCTCGACGTCATGGCGGAGGCCGACTGGCTGATCGACCTCGGCCCGGAAGGCGGCGACGGCGGCGGACGCATCGTCGCGCAGGGGCCGGTCGCCGAGGTGTGCGCTACGCCTGGCTCGCACACCGCGCGCATCCTCGCGGAGTTTCTGGCCGCGCGGGCGCGTCCTTCAGGCGACGAAGGGTGCGGCGCTGCTGCCGCGCCCGTGCCGGTCCGTGGTGCGAAGGCGAAGAAGCGTCCTGGTTGAGCGGCGCGTTCAGCGCGCCCTTGCCGTCGCGGTATTCGAATACGGGGAATTCCCGGCGCTGTTGGACGCACGGAGCCGGTAGGAATAGGTCGATCTCGATTTCACCGTCGCGTCGCTCCACCGAATTGCCGTCGGCGCGAGTTGGGAGACGGCCGCGAAGTTCGAGCAGCCGCTTCCCAGGCAGCGTTCGACCGTGATCGAGGTCGCGTTGGTCGCCGTGTTGGTCCAGCCGAGATCGATACGGCGGCGCACGCTCGAACTCGCCGCGAGGTTCGTCGGGGCGGTCGGAGCGAGCAGCAGGGGCGGTGGAGGTGGCGGCGGAGGCTCGGTCGCGTCATTCGGCGGCACCGACCAGCAGGTGATCAACGCGTCGTAGCCGCCGACGGCACAGACGTCGCCGTTCGGCAGGGCCGTCGCCCATGTGGTCGCCATCGCCGAAAAGGCTTCCCACAGTCGCGCGCCGCCCGAGCTGTAGCCGGTGGTGACGCCGGGGATGTAGCCGCCCGGGAGGTTGGGCCCGCCCGGGCCGCTCACGACGGTCGTACCGTCGGGCAGGACCAGCACCACGCGCGGGATTTCATCGGTATTCAATCCGCCGTCGCGGACCGCCTCCCAGCGCACGGCGCCCGTGGTTTCCAGGGCCACCGTGTACCAGTCGAGGAATCCGCGGTTCGCCTGCCCTGCGACAGCCAGGCTGCCGTCCGGCGCGAGGCTCATGCGCAAACCGGCTGCGCTCGAAGCGTCCGCGGGTTTCCTGTCGGTCCGCCACAGGCGCTGCCCGGTCGCCCGGTCGTAGGCCACGACGCTGAGGTAGTCGGTCAGCGCGGGCGTCCCGCCACCCGTCGCGCCCAGCCCGGTCACGTACACGCGCGTCGCATCGACGACGACGTCCAGCGCGCCCAAGCCTTCCGCCGCCGTTGCCTGCCACTTGCGCACCCCGGTTGCGGCGTCATGCACAGCGGTATTCCACACCGCGCCACCCGAGACGCTGCCGGTCACGACGACGTCGCTGCCGTCCGGACTCAGTGCCAGCGAGGCGGCGATCACGAACCCACCGGCACTCGCATCCACTTGCGACCACAGCAGCTCGCCGGTGGGACTGTACTTCCGCACGAATCGACCGGTGCCGCGTCCCGACGCTGCGAGATAGGCGTTCCCGTCGTGATCGACGATCAGCCGCCCGACCGTCGGGAAGAAGCCGACCGACGGCTCCTTCCGCCACAGCAGCGCGCCGTTGGCGTCGAATCGGGCCAGCGTGATCTGGATCGGATTGCCGCTGCTATTCACACTGCGTCCGACTGCCAGGAAGTCGCCGTTCGGCGCCGCGACCACCCAGTCGCCCGCGAAGGTGCCCGAAGCCGGGCTGATCGTGCTGCGCCAGCGCAGGATGCCGTTTTCGGTATAGGTCGTGACCGCGAGATCCCGGCCGCCGCTCGGGCCGGACAGCACGGCGACATTGCCCCAGGCGTCGGTCGCGACGCGGGCGGCCTGCCCTGAGCTGTCGGTGCCGGCGGACAGGCCGCCTGCGGTCCACTGCACTACGGGCTCGGTCGGGGCCGCGGTGGCAGGCCCGCTCAGTCCGAGGATCAGCATCAGGCCGGCGATCGCGGCGCCTGCCCGGCGCTGCATCCGGCATGCTTTCAGGTAGAGGTTCTGTCGCATGGTCCGATCCTTCATCTGCTGCCGGCATTGCGCAAAGACGACAAACCCCGCCGGTGGAGCAAGCTCGCCGCGGGAGCGTACATAAGACTTATAGGAAATGCCCGTGGCGTAGGCTGGCCTACTTGATGGCAATTTGAGCAGGGTCAACAAAAAAGGAGGTCCGCTCGTACACCGCGCGCATCCGTGAGGAATTTCTTGCGTCCCGCGTTGTTAACGGGGAAGGTGACGCCGCGGTCGCACCCGTGCCCGCCGCGAAGGGCAAAGCAAAGAAAGGAAGCAAGGTATGAAGCACCCCATCCTGCTGTGGGATCTCCCCACCCGCCTCGCGCACTGGCTGCTCGTGGCGCTGGTCGCGAGCGCGATCGTCA
It contains:
- a CDS encoding excinuclease ABC subunit UvrA, yielding MSDRIRIFGARQNNLKNLSLDIALNELTVVTGVSGSGKSSLVFDTLYAEGQRRYVETFSPYARQFLDRMDKPQVDRIEGVPPAIAIDQTNPVRTSRSTVGTMTELTDHFKLLYARGSKLYCRGCGKAVRRDDPDSVHAALAERCAVEDPRLVLTFAVPVPKNFSEDEVTQLLNQQGYTRIHARESTDGGDLLHVVQDRFRFANAERSRVIEAVETAMARGHGKLAVRAQGEGGERVWRFSRDLHCADCDIHYSDPTPGLFSFNSPIGACDTCRGFGRVIGVDFSLVIPDESKTLAEGAVKPWQTASYRECQDDLAKMAKKYGVAMDVPFRELPPEHRQWVLEGDPEWKSWESSWPRKWYGVRHFFDWLESKAYKMHIRVLLSRYRSYTECPACKGARLKPEALLWRLGQETRTETAPADENTPQGAADAGAFGARRPPRVQRVPEAPASAANRSPEITANNNRPGLAIHELMAQPVSRVRDFIARVELPSGLDEATELLLGEIRSRLDYLANVGLAYLTLDRQSRTLSGGEVQRINLTTALGTSLVNTLFVLDEPSIGLHPRDIDRILAVMTRLRDAGNTLVVVEHDPQLMSAADRLLDIGPGPGERGGEIVAYATPAEIAADPASLTGAYLAGRKRVDAGRRLRPVAAEDPVLRLVGACQHNLRDVDIAIPLGKLVCVSGVSGSGKSSLIQDVLYPALAKHFGQASEAPGAFSRLEGLDQLAGVVMVDQSAIGKSARSNPVSYVGAWDAIRTLFAALPEAKTRGYTPGTFSFNSGTGRCPTCTGSGFEHVEMQFLSDVYLRCPDCDGKRYRPEVLELQWRDKSVSDVLEMTVSEALAFFADQPAVQAALAPLADVGLEYLKLGQPVPTLSGGEAQRLKLAGHLAEAAKLAGKKSKSKANPGRLLFLFDEPTTGLHFEDVATLLRAFEKLLDAGHALVVIEHNLDVLLAADWILDLGPEGGEAGGDLVVAGTPQTVMACAASHTGKALAAYAESLGKPVTAVAEPVARYRPVAAPVIEIRHAREHNLKNVSLTIPRDRFTVITGLSGSGKSTLAFDIVFGEGQRRYLESLNAYARQFVQPAARPDVDALFGIPPTVAIEQRVSRGGRKSTVGTLTEIQPFLRLLYVKLGTQYCPKCDVPVSPQSFDAIAAQILRDYRGASVELLAPLVTNRKGLYTALAKWAKGKGYAQLRVDGDYLPTAKWPRLDRYVEHTIELPVGMAVVGPEHEAALRTQLTEALEHGKGVVKVLELGKVGATPHTFSTLRACPCCGDSFPEPDPRLFSYNAKHGWCPSCYGTGQRTIGRVEDANELDLADTEQVTDEVCPSCDGARLNPVARAVRFRDLGIHELSAQPVAKVSGFFDSLKLEGRETDIGRDLVSEIRGRLDFLQQVGLAYLALDRGAPTLSGGEAQRIRLAAQLGSNLRGVCYILDEPTIGLHPRDNRMLLDTLEALRDRGNTLLVVEHDEDTIRRADHVIDLGPGAGVRGGEVVAEGTLADLMAAPASATGACFRAPLQHPMRPPLAIGDDHPFLAVRDATLHNLQAVDARVPLGRLTVVTGVSGSGKSTLARDVIHASLHALLGDPDAQRARRRGEAQTSAAEVVGCERIEGWQAVGRVLEVDQTPIGKTPRSCPATYVGFWDAIRKLFAETFEAKTRGWNASRFSFNTGAGRCPVCEGQGQTTVEMSFLPDVKLPCDACGGARFNPETLSVRWRDKSVAEVLAMPVDEAVDFFAAHPAIAHPLALLQDVGLGYLTLGQPSPTLSGGEAQRIKLVTELAKVRGRAGESAATGGRPLPAEKHTLYVLDEPTVGLHMADVDKLIRVLHRLADAGHTVLAIEHDLDVMAEADWLIDLGPEGGDGGGRIVAQGPVAEVCATPGSHTARILAEFLAARARPSGDEGCGAAAAPVPVRGAKAKKRPG